The window GTTAGATTTATGGTTGAACCATTCATTACCATGATAAACGGAAAAAGTTaatttctcggaatagtttacccTTTGATACGTATATTTTATGTTTAAGGTTGATGAACAAAGGTGAATTTTGTTTCTACTAATTCATTTATCCTAAACCGGACTCTGTCGTATTAAGTCATTGTTGGGAAACAACTGAACAGGGTCGACTCGAGAGATCCGTATGTAGGAAGCGAAACATGTGAAACAAAGATATAATCAACGCATATCTTTGGTTGTGACATCAGATGTCCTATATTTATACCGCCTCTTTAGTCACAGCCATTGCTTAAATCTGTTGGTATTCTATCCACAAATAGGAAACCAATCcgtcaaattaaaaaaaactccCAACTCTTGCAACTACAACACTTCATTTTATGTAACAGGTAGCGCAGAGTAAGGCGTCCACATTTTTCGGACCTTACATATGCTTCATAATTACGGTACAGAATAAAATCTCCAGAAAATAACTCTATATTGTTCACAGGAAGCAATTGTGATAATTTCATGTACacaataacaaaacaatatctacacttATAGCGACAGGGGTATGCATACATGAGATAAAGTTAACGCAGTTTGGAGGCAGACTGTGCACGAGGCTAATGGCATTCAATTAACATTAGCAAAAGAAGACCCAGCTACAGAACAGTAAGAAATAAGGCGAGAACAATTAAATAAACACAGCCGAGACTGTGGGTAAATGGCTACACAGCATTCACAAGGCTAGCGGCGACCCGGCAAGAATAATAAAAATTCAACTATAGTGAGGAAGtggttggctgaagccatactgtgtgACGTAGAAGAGACATGGTGGAGAGAGTCACGtcatataaaagcatttttgaGAACTAAATTAACAGAGCCCTCTCGTCTGGCAGCGGGCCACACATATGTGTGGAAAAATAGCGAAGGCGTTGAGACCTTTACGTCTGCGAAGTGAGGGCGGTAAGCTACACGTATCATGGCGACAGATGCAAAGCGGTAGATCAAATTGCTGTGAGAATTTATGAGGGCAGAGCATTGTGCACTCCGCTCCATCCTTTAGTGAGTGTGCAGCAGccgttatttcgactagggaaaattTAACGTTCTACCGAACGCAAggaagttgagactgagtgattctgtcaaggccagagtagggaattagttcTTCAGATCCAGCACGGACACAACGCCACCCCAGTTCCCGATTGGTAATGTACCAAGGTGCATTAGGCAACATTAAATGTTGAGTCGAGAGTTTGCTCACTCCAAcctgaggacattttgaatatagaATTTCAAGAGTTGAATACTAACATACCctccattgagtacatgagagactGGTTAGTATAAtggataaaatttcattctccacctACTTAGTCCATTGAATAGCTATGAAAACGTAGATGTAAATTACACTTttaaagatttaattttttttgctaGGTATAACATTCTCATATATAAAGATTTAATAATCACATATTGAATGTCTAAACGTTAATTTTTTTGTTGAGAGTTGAAAGCAATTAAACTTGCTTGTTATGTATCACTTGAAACCTGAAAACAGTGATAAATTACATGTAGAATGAACAAGAGAGAGGTTGTGttttcattttagaaaaaaaatcccGAACTCTCATTTACATCAATTTCTGCATTCTTATAATGTCACAGCAGAAATTCTAATTAATTTGAGATAATCCACATATAACGTTAGTGGTATTAAAGAGCCAGCATTAATAGCTATGTAGAATGTCTGTttaccaccctgggcttgagaagacagtaagATACATTATCCACTTGTGCGTATCACAAAATAGCGTTACCCACCAGTACTTTACACAAAAATAACTACACGTTATAGCAGTATGTATCTTATTCAACAGCAAGGACGAAACAGATTTATTTGAAAAGTGGTGTCTAGAAAATCATGGTGAGATGGAGACAGCACTATTGCAGTGGTGCCACAAATGGTACCTGAAATTCCTGGTAACAGTGTTGAACGATGGCGCTGGGCCACGTGGAGGGCGTGGCTGTCTCTGCACTGCCAGAGGCGGAAGGACGCGCCCCGCAGCTGTGGAGTCTTGCATAATGGGGACAGCAATGGGCGAGGGGCGCTCGTTTTACCTGTGGGTCGACTTGGAAGAGATGTACGAACGTGATGGCGCCTCACCATGGCAGTTATGCGTACTCTGTGACAGGTGTTGGTCCCTAGTTATAGGGCAGCTGCTAGCAAAGCCCCTTTGGAAGGATTTTGCGGCGGTTTTGTTAGAGAGATAACCGTTGAACACAAGGTGTAGGGTTGCTAAAACCGTCCTCGGGGTTATATGTAGAGGTGTTGTAtttgaatgaaaactttagttgTCTGTGGCGACTGATATTTACTGTGGGCTTAGGAAATAATAGGTTTAATAAATATTGTTAAATATGTTGCACATTATCAACACTCTCTTATCACTCGCCCACTGCTCCTTTTTTTATAAATATCGATCTTGTGACTGTGGCCAGTCACAAATTCCTCtcatgtcaacctcttcatctcacaaggGGGCCGAGACGACAATAGGATTTTgcaaatttgtatatatatatatatatatatatatatatatatatatatatatatatatatatatatatagtactcgAATCTTATAACTCAAATGTAATTTCCCAAAGTAGTTCGCAtcagctctcaaaaattctcgagaaaatgaaGTTCGAAATTTTCAGGCAATTCTTAATATTATAAAAATTAGATAGATTTTTTCGGCAAGTAGCATGGATCCATGGAACAAAgttcggttcgaatcctggtgaaaTCTAATATTTAAACAAAGGTCGTATTCTATGAACATTTACTTGAAGCGTAACATATAAAACCGTACAATAAATTGGAATTGTTTTTGTTGGAATTATACAATCTTGATTTACTATTTTTATGCATGACCAGTACCGTAATGAAGAATTTTTGTTTGCGATGGAAACTAGATTTTTGTGTGCAGTACATAATTTGAAATACCAAAACGTTCATTTTTCACATAAATACTATTAGTTGTGTTAACTAGCATTTATTTGATAAACTATTTACTTAAATTACACAGGTATTTGAACTgaatggaagaaaagaaaaaaatatatgacgGTAACGAGACTTCATCTGACAATTACCAGTCTTCTTCGCCCCTTGTGTCACTTGACGGAAATGgtactagaacatgtacctttctgGAAAACTTTTATTTTCCCTGGAACTGAACACAGACtcgttccgcccccccccccccccgcccccccccccgtccccgacCCCCCGAccgccccctcccacacacacaaacacatacacactcacacacacacacacacatacacacacagaggaagagagagagaaagcgagcaCTCTACTACACAGCCACACTCATTGTCGAAAAATATGTATCTTATTTTAGAATATAAACTTAGTCGCAAACATCAAAGTACATATTCTCGAGAATTTTCGAGCTTTGCTTCGAACTCCtttgccagccgtggtggccgagcggttctaggatgtaaagtctggaaccacgccaccactacggtcgcaggttcgaatcctgcctcgggcatggatgtgtgtgatctccttatattaggtttaagttgtcccaagttctcggggactgatgccctcagatgttaagacgcatagtgctcagagccatttgaaccattttctcgaaCTCCTTTAGGAAAGCTGTATTTGAGTTCTGCACCTCAAGTACCGTAAgtacaaaatattacaaaaatcccTATGCCTTGTGGTTCACTTGTCGTAGCACTTACACAGTACGTCTTAAATTATTTTTTGGATACATCCCAGTCTCCATTTTACCCTGCAGTTTATACACTCCCCAGCTCTATCTCGTTCAATGGAAATAACTCCCTGATGTCGGAActaatgtcctattatcctgttcgTTTTTCCTCGCCGAGttttccattctttctttcttcgtcgGTTCTGAGGATAACTTATCTTACATtgacttaaaaaaaattgtatattagtCAAACACGAAGGACTATATAGCAGCTACATTCACTGGATATGAACGTAGCTGGAGTTTACACAAGTTAGACTCCAGTTTTGCTGAATGCGTTCTGTTAGCAGCTGATAGATGAGAAGTCTACACCGAAGTCCATAATGTGTCCGGCGAAGGGAAAAAGCAGCGCGGAgttagcctagcggtctagggcgctgcagtcatggagtggcgggtagtccaggcggaggttcgaatcctccctcgggcatggatgtgcatgtttgtccttaggataatttaggtcaagtagtgtgtaagcttagagactgatgaccttagcagttaagtcccataagctttcacacacattgaaagatttcacacacattttaaaggGAAAAAGGCTGTTAGAAACAGTTGAAATAATTAAGCATTTACCTCAAACGTCATTATGGGTATGATGATAGTATCTGTGTATGTTGATGTATCTACGTTACCACTGCCGGGTTTCCTATTATCTGGTATTTCTTGAGAATAGTAGTCAGTTATTTCTGACAGTGTCAGGAATACAGTAACAAGCTTCTAAATAAACAAATTAGGAGAACAAGAAACAGCGTTTTTTAACCTTAAATGTGATTTTTCTCCAAGAAACGACGGAAGGATATGTATTTCATGTATCTTGACTTCGTAAAAGTAATCACATATTCCACAGCTCGTGTTAACTCAACAGAAAATCAGGAAAGGTAAAAAGAAGAACAAAAGGTATGTTCGTTGttggtgttttattatttttttttaattttggtgttTGTGCTGGTCTACTCTCTTTCAAAATTAGACATTTCAGCCCAGCAGAGCAGCCTTAGCTTGGAGGTGAGCGGCGGCGGCGAGGGCACCAGGGGCGGCGTAGGCGGCTGGGGCGGCATAGGCGACATGAGCGGGGGCGGCGTACGCCACAGCGGGGGCGGCGTAAGCCCGGGCAGCGTAGGCGAGGGCGGCGCCGTTGATGACGGCGTCACGGGCCTGAGTCTGGGCGACGGCGGTCAGGTGGGCGGCCCTGGTGGCGGCGACGGCAGGGGTGTCCAGCAGGTAGCCGTCGGAGCGCACGGCGACGGGGGCGGGGCCGTAGGCGGCGTAGCCGGCGTGCACGGGGGCGGCCACCaccgcgggggcggcgtaggccgcGGGGGCGACGactgcggcgggggcggcgcccagGTAGCCGGGCTTAGCCACGGCGACGGCCAGGACGGCGCTCAGGACGATCTGAATTTCAAGAAGTATCGTAGAACGATGTTCTCATCTAATATGTACATAGATGTGCTACACAGACAAGCTTGTTGTTTGTTGTAGTAGTGAAGTAAAATAAAACAGCAGTAATACGTACCAGGGTGTTCATGGTTGTgggagttgctgctgctgctgccgctgccgaaaTGTGCCTGGCCAGTGGTCACGGCCGCTATTTATACCGGTGAGTCCGGCAGTGTGTGCAGCGAGTGAAAGCAGCGCGCCGCCTGATTCTGACCTCGTGCCTGGATCGCCCTCGAGTGTTGTCCTTTTTGGATTCTGATTTGATCCTCGAAACCTCTCTTGGTATTTGCGATGTCGGTCGCAATATAAAGCTACATTGAGTTTACAGCGATCTTTCTGATGGCTGCATTCGTTGGCTATAGACTCCCTTTAATGGTCAAGTCGTTTTATAACTGCTGCCAATATTCACAGAATGTGAAGACTGAAATTGGTTTTGCTCGTTTCCCATATAGCCATCAAGAAACAGAATTTTCTGATAgcttaaaaatttatgaaattacaCTGTTGAACAGAGATATCTctgcacagcaaaaaaaaaaaaaaaaaaaaaaaaaaaaaaaaaaaaaaaaaaaaaaaaatcgttcaaatggctctgagcactataggacttagcatctgaggtcattagtccctagaacctagaactacttaaacctaaataatctaagaacagccggctggagtggccgagcggttctaggcgctacagtttggaatcgcgcgaccgctacggtcgcaggtttgaatcctgcctcggacatggatgtgtgttatatcgttaggttagttaggtttaagtaaagttataagggactgatgacctcagatgttaagtcacatagtgctcagagccataatctaaggacatcacacatatctatgcccgaggcaggatttgaacctgcgaccgtagcggtcgcgaagatTCAGACGGAtctcctagaacttctcggccacctctGCGGCTTTACATAGCAGTCTCCTACTACGAGCCTTCTATTAATACATGTTCAATGTTCCTCATTCCGTTCTGGACAAAACTCTCCCTGCCATATCATTTTAACTACGTAACATAAAGTATGATAGTATCCAACTGATCCGTTAAGTGTTTGTCTCTTAACGCTCTTAAGACCTTCTACACTCGTCACTCTTGCAAAAATAAAAGAGAGTAGAATGAAGTTTCCACTGTACTCATACCTGGAAGTAACTCTCCACATACATCAAATGATTTCAGTACAGCTGTGAAGATGAAGTACAGTTTAGAACCGTTCGAAATCTAATTTTACACTTTTATAGTCTCTGTTGATGCTGCAGTTATATGAAACCCATCACAGGACATCTGTAAACTCTAGACATGTTTTGTATTGACTTACGTTCTTTGGCGTAGTTCCTTTGGAGCGAAAAACCTTATTGGGTTTGTCGAACAAAATCATAATCCTGCATTGAATTCATATTTTGGTTTTCTGTCATTTTGGTGTACGGTAGTGCTACGCGCTTCGTGCCTACTGTTCGTATTCAAGGTGTTGTCACAAATCTTTAAAATATGCAGCTAACATGATGGTTAGTAAAatggcttcatctacatctacacataaacATATATTATCTAAGCCACCACACGGTGTATGGCGTCGGGTACGATGTAGCACCACTTGTAATGTCGTTGCTTACTCAACTCGGAAACGGAATCAAGTGAAATCGACTGTCTGCATGCCTCTGCCCAAGTCCTATTTTTATGTTCGTGGTTTATAGGAGAGATCTACGTTGGGGGTGTTCCGTGGTGTTGAAATTAGAACACTGCGAAGATATGCAGAAGAGCGCTTAGAACTTTTCAAAATGTGGATGTGGAGGAATACTGAAGGagttaactgaaaatgaaaaatttacttatatggatatggtgtctgtgctttcggacatgtccgaaagaagagacaccgtaTCCACGTAAGTATAGAGGTCTGGCCAAACCGGCTATGACCTTCTTCTTGTGTGCGAATTCACACGTAGTCCCCGAACTCTTATGGCACTTGGTAaggatgtcttccacgagtaaagagtgtcttggggtgggacactacgaatatagtgtgtggacatacaaggtgagcatgtgagTCTCGCGAGAGACGTGcgggagatagtccctgcagttgcactatcctctgtgccctcggtggctcagatcgccgacgcggtagctcagcgtgttcggtcagagggttagctgtcttctgtaataaaaaaactgaattaatcgatcaacaacgaacttaaccggatgtcttacgaagtccgcccccagcagatgcaaggaacaaaaccgaacaaaaagagttttttttaaaaaaattagaaaagatggatagagcgtctgccatgtaagcaggagatcccgggttggagtcccggtcaaggcacacattttcacctgaccCCGTTGGTATACATCTATGCAagtcagcaaaaaatggttcagatggctctgagcactatgggacttaacatctgcggccatcagtcccctagaacatatctatgcccgaggcaggattcgaacctgcgaccgtggcagtcccgcggttccggactgagcgcctagaaccgcgagaccaccgcggccggcgcaagtcagcagctgaagatattaatattaTTCTAATTTTGAAAATGAGAAAGTAGGTTTGAGGTTTTGTTAAAACGGATAACTCACAAAAATCAAAGCTCTTTTGTTTGACAACCTGATCTGCTGGAGCTATTATAGTTGACAGTGGAATGAAAAGCTAATCGCCATATAGTGATGATGGTAAAATATATGTCGTTATTTCCTACAGCTGGTAAGTTACGTAGGTTTTCTGTGCCCTCCGAGGAACTTGATCGTGGATTACTTTTTCTGCATATCAGCTATGATAATGCTTCATACTATATTATTTTACAAAGATTATCATACTACCGGAAAGAAAAGTTAGTACATCATTTTAGAGGTTTCAGCTTCACTCACGATTTATTGCTGCAGTAGTTCTTATTGAGCACTTGAAATGATTAAATTTAAATAGcagaagcggttctgaggtatGCGGTATCGACCCATGCAGGAAAACCCATACTAGCAAGTGGTCTAGCCTCCACTGGCAGTAATGCAGGCACTGACTCCAGCATACAGTCGatcatacagatggcgaatactgtcctgggataggtTAGGCCACTCTTGCTcgacctgtttacgtagttctgcatGAGTTGTTGGGTGACGAGCCGCACTTCTCGTCACATCACATCAACACGTGCTCCAGAGGTCGTACTGACCACAGAAGGCGCTGCACGTCTTCTAGAGCACATGTGGTTTCACAGGCAGTGTACGGTTAAGCATTATCCTGCAGGAACAACCCATCATCTGCCTGTTGCAAGAATCGCAAAAGAACGgggctaacaacattctgcatgtaccgaaAGGTGCTTAGAGTCCTCTCCAGACACATCAAAGGTGAACGagcgttgtagcttatcgcaccccagtctACAAGGGGCCAGCGTGACTTGGATGAATGTACTCTACAAGACAGCGCTCACCAGTTGTACGTCGCACACACAAATGGCCATCACTTGTGTTTAGGCAGAATCTGCTTCCATCGCTGAAGACTACGacacgccattccatcttccaagtgatcctctcacGGCATTCGTCGAACCGGGTACCTTGatcctgtggcgtgagtggaaagcAGGCTAGAGTTGTGCGTGCCcgtagcctcactgctaatatccGGTTCGGAACTGGTCTCGTTGAGATGTCTGATctgacaagccctcttatctgtgaagTTGTAACTGTATGATCAGACACTCTCGCCCTTATAATACGACGATTCTGGTGGGCGTCGGTTCTTCGTGGCAGTCCAAAACCACGTCTAAGCGTGTGGGAATCTTCACGTGAACACTGATACCTTTATCGTTGCATGCCTGAAGCTTCAAGTCCACTTTCTgcagcagttctccgaaaggaccatcccgccactcgggagacaacagtttgacccctttcaaactcgctcagttggctgaagGAAATACGAGTGCGTCTCCGTAGCAtgtttgcctgcttgcttcacaggtGTGCCCCATACTGAGAGTTCTGGCAGTAAACATtctctattacactactggccattacaattggtacaccacgaagatgacgtgctacggaggtgaaatgtaaccgacatgatgctttgatatgcaaatgattagcttttcagagcattaa is drawn from Schistocerca gregaria isolate iqSchGreg1 chromosome 3, iqSchGreg1.2, whole genome shotgun sequence and contains these coding sequences:
- the LOC126355516 gene encoding cuticle protein 16.5-like, giving the protein MNTLIVLSAVLAVAVAKPGYLGAAPAAVVAPAAYAAPAVVAAPVHAGYAAYGPAPVAVRSDGYLLDTPAVAATRAAHLTAVAQTQARDAVINGAALAYAARAYAAPAVAYAAPAHVAYAAPAAYAAPGALAAAAHLQAKAALLG